From a single Candidatus Defluviilinea gracilis genomic region:
- a CDS encoding DUF1800 family protein, giving the protein MISRRDFLKLSTLVTASAALSSCAPVYRRLTGGLPTLPWTPLDAQDFLALNRLTFGPRVEERARFAEIGLQAFIEEQLDVESIDDFSSDLRLSTFDTLHMDANEIEGVTNQLFDGYDRERPARELRQATLLRQIYSKRQFYEVMVEFWSDHFNIFIEKEPLFYLKTVDDREVIRKHALGNFRDLVWASAHSPAMLVYLDNHVNEKSHPNENYARELMELHTLGVDGGYTQSDVMELARCLTGWTVKEHFWLGEFTFNKDIHDEGAKKVLGLAIQPNGQSEAEQVIEHLASHPSTARFIATKLTRRFIAGDPPQEIVEKAAQTFLDTRGDIKSVLRVILLDGLSRAQPKYKRPANFITSALRLTNTETDGALNDYLLRMGQLYFNLPTPDGYPDVSAPWQSNLMPRWQFAFELMRDEIGGTKNNLNHLLDVSSTGILVDDVDALTSLLLGAPLERLERDGLIASVHSADSTPEETLQILAAGILASPAFQWR; this is encoded by the coding sequence ATGATCTCCCGCCGCGACTTCCTAAAACTTAGTACCCTCGTCACCGCCAGCGCCGCGCTTTCATCATGCGCCCCAGTGTACCGACGACTCACAGGCGGACTCCCCACCCTCCCGTGGACTCCGCTCGACGCGCAGGACTTTCTCGCGTTGAATCGACTCACCTTCGGTCCACGCGTGGAGGAACGCGCCCGCTTCGCAGAGATCGGCTTGCAAGCCTTCATCGAAGAACAGCTCGATGTTGAATCGATTGACGATTTCTCATCCGACCTTCGACTTTCGACCTTCGACACTCTTCACATGGACGCGAACGAGATCGAAGGCGTCACCAATCAACTCTTCGATGGTTACGACCGCGAACGACCCGCGCGCGAATTACGTCAAGCAACGTTGCTTCGTCAGATTTACAGCAAGCGACAATTCTACGAAGTGATGGTCGAATTTTGGAGCGATCATTTCAACATCTTCATCGAGAAAGAACCGCTGTTTTATCTCAAGACGGTTGACGACCGCGAAGTGATTCGCAAACACGCGCTCGGCAACTTCCGCGATCTCGTGTGGGCGTCGGCACATTCGCCCGCGATGCTGGTCTATCTCGATAACCACGTCAACGAGAAGAGTCATCCCAACGAAAATTATGCGCGCGAACTCATGGAACTCCACACCCTCGGCGTGGACGGCGGCTACACTCAAAGCGACGTGATGGAACTCGCGCGTTGTCTCACGGGCTGGACGGTCAAAGAACATTTTTGGTTGGGCGAGTTCACCTTCAACAAAGACATCCACGATGAGGGGGCGAAAAAAGTTTTGGGTCTGGCGATCCAGCCGAACGGTCAGAGTGAAGCGGAGCAGGTCATCGAGCATCTCGCGTCGCATCCATCCACTGCGCGATTCATCGCGACGAAATTAACTCGTCGCTTCATCGCGGGCGATCCTCCGCAAGAGATCGTCGAGAAAGCCGCGCAAACTTTTCTCGACACGCGCGGCGACATCAAATCTGTGTTGCGTGTGATTCTGCTTGATGGTCTCTCGCGCGCGCAACCAAAATATAAACGCCCCGCGAACTTCATCACATCCGCGTTGCGACTCACCAACACCGAAACCGACGGCGCCCTCAACGATTATCTGCTTCGCATGGGTCAGTTGTATTTCAATTTGCCCACGCCCGATGGCTATCCCGATGTCAGCGCGCCGTGGCAAAGTAATCTCATGCCGCGCTGGCAATTCGCGTTCGAGTTGATGCGCGATGAGATCGGCGGCACGAAAAATAATTTGAATCATTTATTGGATGTCTCTTCGACGGGCATTCTCGTCGACGACGTGGACGCGCTCACCTCTCTGCTTTTAGGCGCCCCTCTAGAACGCCTCGAACGCGACGGGCTAATTGCCTCAGTCCATTCAGCGGACTCTACCCCCGAGGAGACTCTGCAAATCCTCGCCGCTGGCATCCTCGCCTCGCCCGCGTTTCAGTGGAGATAA
- a CDS encoding sigma-70 family RNA polymerase sigma factor: MTAPTDRDLIVRARRGDGGAFSELVTRYQTNVFNVCYRILHERGEAEDLAQETFMRAYNRLEQFDLEREFGPWVRRVAANLCLNHLESQKVTAPLDEDRDADESQRPEKQVEVRERSEQIRAALASLPPHYRVVVELRHYQEMSYDEIAAELKIPLSDVKSHLFRARKLLAEKLHAPD; encoded by the coding sequence ATGACCGCGCCCACCGACCGCGACTTGATCGTCCGCGCCCGTCGCGGTGACGGCGGCGCGTTCAGCGAACTCGTCACGCGTTATCAGACCAACGTGTTCAATGTCTGCTACCGCATTCTGCATGAGCGCGGCGAAGCCGAAGACCTGGCGCAAGAGACGTTCATGCGCGCGTATAATCGCCTCGAGCAGTTCGATCTTGAACGCGAGTTCGGTCCGTGGGTGAGGCGCGTCGCCGCGAACTTGTGCCTCAATCATCTCGAGTCGCAGAAGGTCACCGCGCCGCTCGACGAGGATCGGGACGCTGATGAAAGCCAACGACCTGAGAAGCAGGTTGAGGTGCGAGAAAGAAGCGAGCAAATTCGCGCGGCGCTCGCGTCGTTGCCTCCGCATTATCGAGTCGTCGTCGAACTCAGGCATTATCAAGAAATGTCGTATGATGAAATTGCGGCTGAATTGAAAATCCCATTGAGCGACGTGAAGAGTCATCTCTTCCGCGCCCGCAAACTGTTGGCGGAGAAACTCCATGCACCTGACTGA